Proteins from one Fragaria vesca subsp. vesca linkage group LG6, FraVesHawaii_1.0, whole genome shotgun sequence genomic window:
- the LOC101302382 gene encoding F-box protein CPR30-like, translated as MALPEEITVIILSWLPVKSLIRFTCVSKRFRSIILSDPNFAKSQFHAAHDRKILHHRLLCARLLCSFTPGLPLFKSLDLETPSFGHHSSVRELKFPSPSPTTSISLLGSCNGIVFLAFSKKVFCVWNPSTGFFKELPDPGLLYDENHSFRYGVGYLSATDEYKLFIRSAQYSVFSSRAQTWKRLEVFPESCPFSIRGTLLNEALHWISHGNGVMAFDLAQEKFRKMTLPDYYDEYNINQCADLGVTAEGCLSFAFSTGHASDCICVWVMKEYGVLDSWTKLFSFKFLCPPKDQWGFGSVVVLGTSIAAHIYNVIEDEDYGTSYADGTGWIKILHKEEDKRGMYWIEGSNINMIQYQESLLRLDD; from the coding sequence ATGGCCTTACCCGAAGAGATCACAGTGATCATCCTCTCCTGGCTTCCCGTTAAATCCTTAATCCGATTCACCTGCGTTTCCAAACGCTTCCGTTCCATCATTCTCTCCGACCCAAATTTCGCAAAGTCCCAATTTCATGCCGCGCATGACCGCAAAATCCTGCATCACAGACTCCTTTGCGCCAGACTCCTCTGCTCCTTTACTCCAGGCCTTCCTCTATTCAAATCCCTGGATCTGGAGACGCCGTCGTTTGGACATCATTCCTCTGTCAGGGAGCTCAAATTTCCTTCCCCGTCACCTACCACCAGTATCTCGCTACTGGGCTCCTGTAACGGTATTGTATTTCTCGCATTTAGTAAGAAAGTGTTCTGTGTCTGGAACCCATCAACTGGATTCTTCAAGGAATTACCTGACCCGGGTCTTTTATATGACGAGAATCATTCGTTCCGTTATGGTGTTGGTTATTTGTCGGCCACCGACGAATACAAACTTTTCATACGCTCCGCTCAGTACAGCGTTTTCTCGTCCAGAGCTCAAACTTGGAAACGACTTGAGGTCTTTCCGGAATCATGTCCTTTTTCTATTCGGGGGACCCTTTTGAATGAGGCGCTTCATTGGATTTCTCACGGTAACGGCGTCATGGCTTTTGATTTGGCTCAGGAGAAGTTCAGGAAAATGACACTGCCTGATTATTATGATGAATATAATATAAATCAGTGCGCTGATCTAGGGGTTACTGCTGAAGGTTGCCTGTCTTTTGCGTTTTCAACTGGGCATGCTAGTGACTGTATTTGTGTTTGGGTAATGAAAGAATATGGTGTGCTTGACTCATGGACTAAGCTCTTTAGCTTTAAGTTTCTGTGTCCGCCAAAGGACCAATGGGGTTTTGGTTCTGTGGTGGTTTTGGGAACTAGTATTGCTGCCCACATATACAATGTAATTGAGGATGAGGATTACGGAACTAGTTATGCCGACGGGACTGGGTGGATAAAGATTCTTCACAAAGAAGAGGACAAGCGTGGCATGTATTGGATTGAGGGCTCTAATATTAACATGATTCAGTATCAAGAGAGTTTACTTCGGTTAGATGATTAG